agtgagtggggggaggagcagagagagaaaaattttaaagaccttCCATTCTGTACTAATGTCTATACCAGTTTATCTCACCAACTGTAtataagggtttccttttcttcacattcttcacCAACAGTTgttctctcttgcttttggatAATAGTCatcctgataggtgtgaggtgatactgtgatttagatttgcatttttctggtattagggatgttgagcatctttttatgtacctgttggccatttgtgtgtctttggataaatgtttattgaggttctttgcccattttttattggattttttttaaaagatgtaatttatttatttgacacagagagagacagtgagagagggaacacaagcaggaggagtgggcaagggagaagcaggcttcccgctgagcagggacccccccccgatgtggggctcgatcccagtacccgagaatcatgacctgagccgaaggcaaacactttaacgactgagccacccaggcacccccatttttaattggattatttggttttgttcttgttattgtggaggattttttaagattttatttatttgacagaaaacacaagtggggggcaggggcagagggagaagcaggcttctggctgagcagagagcctgacatagggctcaatcccagtaccccggaatcatgacctgagttgaaggcagacacttaacctacagagccagccaggtgctgctgctgctgttgttgttgttgttgtttttttttaagattttatttatttatttgacagagagagagagacagccagggagagagggaacataggcagggggagtgggaaatgaagaagcaggctcccaacggaggagcctgatgcggggctcgatcccagaacgccaggatcatgccctgagccgaaggcagacgcttaacgactgaggcacccaggcgcccctcatgtcgTGATCTTgtgggtcgtgggattgagccctgtgttgggctccgtgcttggcagggagtctgaattttctttccctgtgcccctccccccactcacttgaACATGtgtgtgcacttgctctctctcaaataaataaagaaatcttttaaaaaaaaagttgcataatTTCCAGTCTTACGTTTAAGTTCTTATTCTAATTCAAGTTAATGTTTGTGAGTgatgtaagataagggtccagtttcctttcttcttctttttttattggtAGCACTAGGATTTATTAAGCTATGTTTTAGTAAAGGCTCTGGGGCTTGCCCATGCTGCTCTTATGTATAAAGCTCAGATGTTCTGCCGATTCTTCTTGAGACTTAACACCAGGAAATTGATAGTTAAATGGATGTTGTACATAAGCTCATTATCTCTCATCTTCATTTGGCCAATAGCCACTGCCAGACAGGACCTTCTTCATCTGGAGTTTGATGATGGACTTAACTTCATCCACTTTGGCTACCGTGTTCTCATTATGAGTCAGCAAGGAGGGGAACTTGTCAGCCTTATTCAGGCCTCGGCCCAGGATTTATGGGATCTGCTTGATCAGAGATTGAAGGCAAAAATGCATCGTAATTCTTGGCCAGCTTCCCAACtacattttttattcttgttttcttcaaTGCCTCAATGTCCATGTGGGGAATATCCACAGCCTTGGCCTCATCACAGTGCTGGTCCCCCAAAATACATACGGAAAACTTTGGGCGGGGAGTGGATGTAAGCCCAGAATATCCACATTCACCAGCAGCTAGTCTAGCTTCTCAAACTTGCTGTTAGGGTTGGCCAAGTTTTCCCCACACCTTCCCTCTTATTTTAAAAcccagtgtggaggtccctttttcctttttctatgtggatatccagttttcccatcaccatttattgaagaggctgtcctttTCTCATTGTGTGTTTTTGGTGTCCTTGTCAAAGATTGGCTGACCATGtgtgcatgggtttatttctgggctctttgttctattccattggtctaatTTTATGCTataccgtactgttttgattactatagctttggaatattttgaaatcaagaagtgtgatgtctctagctttgttcttctttttcaagattgctttggctatttggggttttctatggttccatacaaattttaggactttttttccatttctgtgaaaaacgtCATTGGAATTTTATtatggattgcattgaatctgtagattgctctgggcagatTGCTGTGGgtaaatggacattttaataatattcttccaatccaagaacattggatatctttccatctgtcttcaatttctttcatcagtttctttttttaagattttatttatttgtcagagacagagagacagagagagagcacaagcagggggagaggcagacagagggagaagcaagctcccccctgatcagggagcccgatgctggactcaatcccaggactctgagatcatgacgtgacctgaaggcagctgcttaaccaactgagccacccaggcgtcccactttcatcagtttcttataatttttaggatatagatctttcacctcctagGTTAAAtttctttgagtattttattctttttgatgctattgtaagtgggattgttttctcaattttttttccaggtattttattgttagtatatataaatacagcttagttttgtatgttaattttttttttttatcctgcaactttactgaattcatttatttaatagtgTTTTGgcgggttcttttttttttttttttccttttaagatggAACATTgcttgatagatttttttttcaagattttatgtatttatttgtcagagagagagagcacaagcaggaagagtggcaggtagagggagaagcaggctccctgctgagcaaggagcccagcgtgggacttgatcccaggaccctgggatcatgacttgagttgaaggcagacgcttaaccaatggagccacccaggcatcccagtgttttggtggattctttatagttttctatatgtaagatTATGTCACCTGCAAAcggataattttacttcttccattctgatttggatgccttttatttatttttcttccttaattactcggggctaggatttccagtgctgtgttgaataaaattggAGCGAGTGGGcaccttgtcttgttcctgatgccagaggctgggggcaggggagggaagcttTTAGCTTTTGatcattgaatatgatgttagctgcggGCCTGTCAGATATGTTGAGGTTCTTTACTTATTTAACTAATTTGTTGGTGATTTTTTATCTTGAAAGGTTATTGAATTTTCTagatgctttttctccatctattgataTGGTTATATGATTTTTACCTGTTAAACTGTTATTCAGTTATGGTGTTGGATTATGTGTATTCATTTGCAcatgttgaactatccttgcatctcagggatAAATCCTTATTGATTGTAGTGTATGTTGCTTGTAATGTGCGATTGGATTTGGTTTGCaaggaggtttttgtttgttttgtttttttttttttttaagttttgtatttatgttcatcagggatattggcctgtaactTTCTTCTCTTGCATTGTCCTTAAATGCCTTTGATATCACGGTAGTGCTGGCCTTACAAAATGAGTTTGGAGGTGTTCCCCCTTCAGTTGTTTGGAAGACCTTAAGAAGGATGGTGGCGATGagtgggcggctcagtcggttgagcatctaactgttgatttcatctcaggtcatgatctcagggttgtgagatcaagcttggcagcaggctccatgctcagtgacgagtctgcttgggattctctctccttctccctctgcccctctccccgttcatgctcatgctctgtctctctaaaataaacacatctttaaaaaaaaaaaaaaaaaggatggcgttaattcttaaaatatgtgGTGGAATTCCCCGTGATTCGgtttggtcctgggcttttctttgttgggagattttctctttaccagtctgttcacattttctatttcttcattattattgtcaggttgtatgtttttttctttcttttcttttttctttttcttctaggttatccagtatattggcatgtaattgttcatTGTCTCTTGATAGATTGTATTCCTCCAGTATCAATTGtgatgtttcctctttcatttctgattttgagtctttttGTCTTAGTGTAACTAAAGGATTGTCAAATTTATTTACCTTCTCAAAAATCCAGCTCTTCGTTTCATGGctctttttctattgattttctaGTGTCTATTTATTTCTACTCCGGTTTTTGttatttgcttctttctgttttgaccttagtttgttctttttctcatatGTTGAGGTATTAagttgcttatttgagatttttcttttttcttaaggtagacatttatttgtataaacttccctcttataACTGATTTTCTTGCATCCTGTAACTTTTAGTGCGTTGTGtttcaattttcatttgtctacatatattttttttttcttctttgacccattgttGTTCGGAGGAATGTTGTTTAAATTCTACATGTTTGTGATATTTTCCAGCATTCCTTCTGTtaatgatttctagtttcatgccatgtgattggaaaagatacttgatatgattttaGTCTTCTTAAATGTTAAGAATtgtttcatggggcacctgggtggctcagtgggttgagcatctgcattcagctcaggtcatgatcccagggtcctgggatcgaaccttGCATTGGGTTtgctgctcagctgggagcctccttctccccctgcccatgctttctctctctctctctcaaataaataataaaatcttaatttatctgcgagagagagatcatgagcagggggaagggtagagggagaagcagactccccactgagcagggagcctgatgtgggactcacttccaggaccctgggatcatgacctgagctgaaggcagacacttacctgactgagccacccagacaccccaaataaataaataacatctttaaaaaaaaaagtttcacgaCCTAACATGTGAGAGagtcctagagaatgttccatgtgtacttgagaataaaatgtattctGCTGCAGTTGGATGGCATCTTCTATATATGTCTCTTAGGTGCCTTTGTTATAAGTGCAGTTCAAATCCaacatttccttattgattttctgtctggataatctgTCCATTGTTGATTACTGGTTATTGAAGTCCTCTACTGTTACTGCATTGCAGTCTATTTCtgatctgttagtatttgcttaatatatttaggtgtttGAATACTGGGTATGTATATACTTgttattgttaaaattttttttttaagattttatttatttattcgacagagatagagacagccagtgagagagggaacacaagcagggggagtgggagaggaagaagcaggctcctagcagaggagcctgatgtggggctcgatcccataacgccgggatcacgccctgagccgaaggcagatgcttaaccgctgtgccacccaggcgcccctgttattgttatatcctcttgatgaattgacttCTTTATATTCTGTAGAGACCTTTTTTGTCTCTTATGATAGTTTTTgactttaaagtctattttgtttgacaTAAGAATAGTTTCCCTGCTCGTtttgggttttcatttgtatattcGTAATTGGGTTACTCTCTTCCAGTAAAGTCAATGTGtacttcacaagtgtttctttGTGTTCAGGTTGCTGCTGTCGAGCAGAGGCTGTGGAGACACCCTTTGAACAGAGCATTTCTGTAGGTGTATCACAGGCCAGGACTCCGAAGGAACCTCGGTCTTCCCAGAAGACCCACCCCTGTGAGATGTGTGGTTCAGTCTTGAAAGAGATTTTCCACTTGGTTGGGcaccagggaaaacaaaacagccagaaaCTGTTCAAGTATGGGGCATGTGTGAAACAAATTTACTCTAGTGCAGACCTTCAACAGCATGAGAAGCAGCGCATGGGAGACGAACCCTTCAGAAGCCGTGTGGACAGGGCATCATTTGTGAAGAGCAGCAATTTCCATGATTCAGGAAAGCCCTTAACCTTTGAGGAGATTGCGAAGGACTTCCTGGCCACCTCAGAACATCTCCAACAACAGGCCACTCATACAGGGGAGAATAAAATCACTGAGTCTGGGGAGACTTTTCAAAGCATAAAAAGTCATCACACCTGGGAAGAATGCAAGAAAGCCTGTGGTCCCAAACACACACTTGTTCAGGACCAGGGTATCCACACTGGAAGACAGTGTTTTGTGTGCCCTGAATGTAGAAAAACATTCAGGTACAAATCCTCACTTCTGATTCATCAGAGAGTCCACACTGGTGACAAACTTCATGTGTGTAGTGACTGTGGAAAATCCTTTAGGGGAAGCTCAACCCTCAGTCAGCATCGAAGAATTCATACTGGGCCAAGGCAGTACAAATGCAGCAAATGTGGGAAATCCTTTAGCCAAAAATTTGTCCTCATTTATCCTCAGAGAAGTCACACTGGAGAAAATTGTTACGTGTGCCGTGTATGTGCTCAGTCTTTTAGCCAGAACTCTATCCTTATTCAACAACGTGCAGTTCACACTGGAGAAATGAGTTATGAGTGCActgaatgtgggaaatcttttagACGAAAATCTGATCTCATTGAACATTGGAGAGTACACACAGGAGAAAGGCCTTATGAATGTAGTGCATGTGGGAAATCTTTTACTTCTAGCTCTGCGCTCCGTtatcatcagagaattcatactggagaaaaaccTTATAAATGTAGTGAATGTGGGAAGTCTTTTACCTCTAGCTCTGGCCTCCGTtatcatcagagaattcacacaggagaAAGACCATATGAGTGTAATGATTGTGGGAAATCTTTTACCCAAATAAATCACCTCATTATACACCGAAGAGTTCACACAGGAGAAAGGCCTTAtgaatgcagtgaatgtgggaaatcttttagCCACAAATCTTACCTCTCTCAACACCAGAGAGTTCACACAGGGGAAAGGCCTTATGAATGTAGTGAATGTGGAAAATCTTTTACCTCCGGCTCTGCACTCTGTTACCATCAgagagttcacactggagaaaaacctTATGAGtgtagtgaatgtgggaaatcttttacCAATGGCCCAATACTTATTCGACACCGTAGAGTTCACACAggagaaaggccttatgagtgcagtgaatgtgggaaatcgTTTACCCAAAGAAATCACCTCAATATACACCAGAGAGTTCACACAggagaaaggccttatgagtgCAATGAATGTGGAAAATCATTTACATCTGGTTCTGCTCTCCGTTACCATCAGAAAGTTCACATtggagaaaggccttatgagtgCAGAGAATGTGAGAAGTCTTTTACCTCTACCTCTGCCCTCCGATGTCATCAGAGAGTTCACACAGGAGAAAGGCCTTTTgactgcagtgaatgtgggaaatcttttagGGATAGTTCCCAGTTGAATCAACACCAgagagttcacactggagaaaagccTTATGAATGTAGTGATTGTGGGAGATCCTTTAGTCAGAATTCATACCTCTCTAAACACCGgagagttcacactggagaaaggccttatgagtgtagtgaatgtgggaaatcttttacTTCTGTCTCTGCCCTTGGTTATCATCAgagagttcacactggagaaaggccttACGAGtgtagtgaatgtgggaaatcttttacCAATAGCTCCATACTGATTCGGCATCGCAGAGTTCACACAGGCGAAAGGCCACatgagtgcagtgaatgtgggaaatccttTACCCAAAGAATTCACCTCATTATTCACCGGAGAGTTCACACAGGAGAAAGGCCTTTTGAGTGCAGTGAGTGTGGGAAATCTTTTACCTCTCGTTCCACCTTACATTATCATCAGAGAGTTCACACAGGAGAGAGGCCTTACgactgcagtgaatgtgggaaatcttttagCCGAAAATCTAATCTTTCTCAGCATCGGAGAGTTCACACCGGAGAAAGGCCTTAGTTGGGTAGGAAATATATAGTCTCCTTGTTCAGTGTAATGACACCAGAGGATACTCTCTGTGAGGCACCATTTGTCTGAACTCAATCTACTACATCCAAATGCCAGTAGTGGAGAGATTTCCCTTAAGTTTCAGTTACGTGGAAGCATGTGTGGCtatgttgcattttttaaacttcCCAGGGCTCTTTCCAGATTAATATCGCTGCCAGTCTGTGGCCAAAGCTATGTAATTCTACCACCTGGCAAATCTCTACAACATGCATCAGTCATACCCCACTGTGCTCAGGGAAGCTGACCTCTGTTCTCATTTGTTGGAGGAAATTAGGAGTAACCTGAGTCCTTCAGGGGACCcacatttacttttttctgaCTAATTGGCATGGACCTGACACATATTGTCCTAGAGAACATCACATGAGTTCAGCTGGTGGAGAAGGACCACCATTTGCAGGGACATGGTCTCTGGAGATATTAGTGATTAGTTTTTCCACCTTCCAAGTCACTAACTCAAGAACTGCTAGTCCCTATTGCTTTGGTTTGTACAATAACAAGTCCTTATtgtttaagtcttctttaatctTGGGTGTTCTATTTACCATGTATGGTGGTTTATAAACATTCTGAGGTCTCCAAGCATGAAGGGGTGAACAACTTTCACTGGGGAGGGTCTTAAACTTTCTGTGCTTCAAGGGGACAGCACAGTGGCCAAAAATAGCCTACTGCTTTTTGCCAGATTTGTACTGCCCATGGCCTCCTAGAAAAGACTGCAGGGAGGGCTTTCTGGTCCTCATTTGAGACTGGATGCTATGAGTTTGGGGAGTGTCAGAGGTTACCCTGAGAAGGATCAGGTGTGAGAACCTCAGGTGCTTCTGGGAGCAGCATAAATTTTTTCCCTCGTTCACAGAGGATATCACGGGGGATGTCAGCACTCTTGAGGGGAACCTCTTCCCCAGGTCCTGCAAAGAGCCATATGCCCCAATGTCCACATTTCTGTAGGTGATGGTCATTGGTTGTAAGGCCATAAGGTTCAGGGGAAACCAGAACTGCTACAGAAACATTGGCTTCATAGGGAGTGGAGGAGACCACAGCCACCCAGATGGAATGTGCCTCTTCTAAAAGTGCACCCACAAATACTACTGTATTAGGGACTGCAGACTGGTGTGTGCACCAGTCGGTGGACCTCCAGGTATAGTTATCTTGTGTAGCTTATGTCATTGTCGTTGGAGATAATGGAAAGGTTTTTTGGATTCCTGCAGCCTCTCAGTGATGTTCACCTCAAGAACATGGCTGCACGGGCAGGAAAACAGATCAAGAAAAGGGGGATCTATAGTCCAGGGATGTGGCTTTTGTGACCCACCCAGCAGTCCTTTTGACTGTGGTGAAAAGCCCTTCATTGATCGCTATATTTGCTTTCACTGAGCAAAACTGGCCTCCACAGGGCAAGAATGTGCAGTGAATGTAGGGTTGCAAAACCTATTTTCCAGAAAGAGTTGGAcaaacagattttttattttgaatcattttgagaagctttattaaggtataatttacatgtaataaACTGTACATACTGGAAATGTAGTCCTTGGTAAGTTTTGACATGTGAACCTGGAACATCAGTCATGATAGTGATCATATGTGTCATTGCATATTGACCTCATGTCTTTTAATAATCTCTCTAActgccctcccagccctccaAGTCACCGTTGATTTACTTTCCAGTAcaatagaaaatttattttctataatttaaataGTAGGagtcaaagttttttttttcctacttttatgTTGcataaataattatagattcatcAGTGGTATGTAAGTTgctcgttttttgttttttagctcaGAAATATTCTTATCTCTGAGGATAGCAGTATTAGTTTACCCATTATTTTGTTTGCGGACGTTTgggtgtttctaatttttgcctaTGGAAAAAACGATAAAAACATTTGTGTGTAATTATATGGATATGTGTTTCACTTACCTTCTGTCAGTAACTCAGTAGAAAGTCTGAGTCATAGGGTAGATAAATGTTTAACTTAAAGGAATTAGtaaattgttttctaaatatacCTTTTTGCATTCTTCCAGCAGTGTGTGGGAGTTGCATTTCCTCCACGTCCAAGCGGATGGTGTAGTTCGGTCAGTCGTTCTTAATTTCAACTCTTTATAAGTGTGTAGTGCCGTCTTAGTGTTTTAACTGCATCTCCCTAAGGAGTCctgatgagcattttttttcagatacgCATTTGCTATCTATATTTTTGctaaaatgtctgttcatatcttctgcctattctGTGAATTTTGGTGGTTCCCCTTTTACAAAAGGGTATGAAACCACAAAGCTATATGTTGGAATTTGACTTGTGGCTTTTTGACTTTGTGGAATCATTTTTAATACTGGAAGtatatgttctcatttttttagttttttttatgcTATGCATTATGTAATGGACACatacacacttttatttttaatctacgCTATTGACATCTTCTTTGCTTTCTAAAGTCCagacatttaataataaaataaatccttacaTTGTAGTGTTCACCCATTTTCCTGGTCTATCATTATGGAGGTTGGTGGGGTGGAGCAGGACTCTGGAGGCACCAGAAAGACTCAGGATGAGAAGGTGTTTTTTGAGTCCCAAACCCAACAGGGAGGGAAATAAGGCACTGATCAGGATCTCCAAGCCTTGGGTCCAGGCAGCCTGGGCTGGAATCCCAGATCCCCAGGACACACAGGCAAACTACCCAccctctgtgggcctcaggtTCCTCCTGTGTAAAAGGGGTGTAAGGTGTGGGCTGCTCCGTAGCGTGTGGAGGAGGTTAAGAGCTGAGGTACCCATTCACTGTGCACTGGCTGCATCTGTGGCCTTTCTAGGCCTGGGCAACTCCAGCCTCTGCCGGCAGCAACATCCTTGGGCCAAGCAATCTGTTTCCCCAGTGGCCCAAAGGCTCTCTACCGCTGGGTGTGTTTGAGAAAGAAATGGGGCTTCTcctgtgggggtggaggggcttcTCCACCTCGGAATCTGGGCAACTCAGCTCCCTGACTGATGTGGAGGTGATGGTGCTTACCTTGGCGCCTGTGAGGATTACTAAGACTCTGAGCACTTACCCGTGTCAGGACTCCAGGGTTTGCATTGTGGGCATCTTTTCTAATTCTTAAAGCAACCTAAGGAGGTGGGAATGGGAATGATTATTGTATTTCTAGGGAAGTGTAGGGTCAGAAAGATGAAGTTGGTTCCCCAAGGTCATATAAGACACAAGCGTTGGATTCCTGAAACTGGATTCAAAGCTGAATGACTAGCTCCAGACCTGGGTATGTTTAACCCCTATAGCACAGCTCGTGAAGCCATCAACCCAGGGGAGGTGAATAGCAAGGGCCAAGAAGGCACTGCCGCTGCTGTTCCTGTTGGAATTACCATCGTGACCATTTTCCCgcttgccctctgcccccacgGTCCTCATGGGAAAGCCATTTTTGTCTACAGTGCCTCCCCTTTTCTCTCAGCCACAGTACAAAGGCTGCCATCAGCCTCCTCCttgagcccagcacagagcttgaaCCTCAAGACGCCTTGATGATTCAGGGTTGGATCTCTGCATCTTTATCAGCAATGGAGTGACAGCTCTGATCCCACCCACCAACCCAAAGGTCAATATGATGCCTTAGTTGTACTTTTTCAGGTGTTTATGACTTCAACTCTGGTGGGCTGCACACAGCCCAGAGGATCCAGTACGTGGATGTGTGCCGGAGATCTCTGGGCTCCTGGTCTTGCTAGGTAAGGGCTCATCTCACCAAGGGGCatctctcttccctgctccctctgtGCTTTTCCCATATGAGGCAGCACCGGGCTCTGGAAAGAGCCAGCTGGAACGTCAAATGTGCCGGGTCCCAATCCAGCCTCTCTTccagagctgtgtgaccttgacacaCACCCAGTCCAATGAAGGACTGGGCAGCTGCTTCTGCGGCTCCACCATCAGTTGTTCGCTTTCCCCTTGGAGCCTGCAGCATTGACATAGGAGATAGTGGCCAAGGTTATAATAGCAGGCATACATCAGGTGACGATGGCAGCAGGATGATAGCTGGAATAAAGTTGGAGGttataaaatagacaaatattGGCTGTCACGTCCCTTAGATAAGGTTTGGGAAATTAGAAATGCACAAGGGAgactgcaggggcacctgggatcattaagggacctgggatcgagtcccgcgtcggggctcctctactgggagcctgctgcttcctctcccacttcccctgcctgtgttccctctcttgctggctgtctctccgtcaaataaataaataaaatctttaaaaaaaaaaaaaaagggagactGCAGAATGTAGTGGAGCCAAGGATAGAATCAGGTAGCAGAAGACCGGGGCCCTCTCCTTGCCCTGCTGCTTGCTTGCTGTGTGACTATGAGTAAatttctcagcctctctgagctttgctTCCTCATCTGCCTGGTGGAGATCATGCCTGGGCCCCACCTACCTCACATGGGCCATTCTGAGAAAGAGAAGATGTTGGTTGCAAAAGTGCCAAACCAGTTTTAGTTATCGTTTTGCTACAACTTTGGTTTTAAGATCTGGTACCTGACCTAAAGGAGTTCACAATCTGTTTCTTGTAAAGACAAAGCATATGCAGCAATGAGAAAGACAGCACAGaagtcaaatcactatgttgtacccctgaaactaatgtaacattgtgtgttaactatactcagattttaaaaattggaaaagaaggaaaggaagaaggaaggacagaagaaagaggaaggaagggagggagggaggaaggaaggaagagaaagaaacaaaaagaaaaaggaaggagggagggaggggggaggggagggaagggaggaaagaagacagCACAGGCTCGGTGCCAGAGAAGTGGCATAGACAACACATGCTCCAACAGTTGCAATCTGGGCCAGCTGGGTGATTCTGGGTGGCTTCATGCATAACCTAACTGTAGTTTCAACCCTCataggaatataatttttaacaaacCAAATGGGAATTTCCTGGCCAAAACTAGGAATTAATCCCTTGATAGACCCCTGTGGATCCCCTTAGGAGGGCAAGCTTTCCTAAAACAATGCATTCTTTGCtaataaatttccattttctgcACTCCTCTGCCTTTAAAAACTTTGCATTTTGTATATCTCTTTGGAGCTGCCCTCTACTTGCTAGACGGGATGCTGCCTCATTCATAAATCCttaaataaagccaattagacCTTCACaattactcagttgaattttttaaaatagttttagccCTATCAATATCTATTTTATTcatcccatttaaaaataatcatcctGTTTGTTCACTCCTATcaatatttgttttgttcactttattccttaataattgtttaaaaatttctacCCTGCTAAAACCAGTCTCTtgactctgtcttctgctttTTCCCACTCTCTGGttaattaatgtaatattttattttattttttttaaagattttatttatttgacagagagagacagctagaggaggagtgggagagggagaagcaggctacccgctTAGTAgggagccaacgtggggctcgatcccaggaccctgggatcatgacctgagctgaaggcagatgcttaaggactgagccaaccaggtgcccca
This genomic window from Ursus arctos isolate Adak ecotype North America unplaced genomic scaffold, UrsArc2.0 scaffold_19, whole genome shotgun sequence contains:
- the LOC113247999 gene encoding zinc finger protein 345-like, whose amino-acid sequence is MAAAAPRDPAQGDVTFEDVAVYFSQDEWSLLNEAQRRLYCDVMLENFALISSLGCCCRAEAVETPFEQSISVGVSQARTPKEPRSSQKTHPCEMCGSVLKEIFHLVGHQGKQNSQKLFKYGACVKQIYSSADLQQHEKQRMGDEPFRSRVDRASFVKSSNFHDSGKPLTFEEIAKDFLATSEHLQQQATHTGENKITESGETFQSIKSHHTWEECKKACGPKHTLVQDQGIHTGRQCFVCPECRKTFRYKSSLLIHQRVHTGDKLHVCSDCGKSFRGSSTLSQHRRIHTGPRQYKCSKCGKSFSQKFVLIYPQRSHTGENCYVCRVCAQSFSQNSILIQQRAVHTGEMSYECTECGKSFRRKSDLIEHWRVHTGERPYECSACGKSFTSSSALRYHQRIHTGEKPYKCSECGKSFTSSSGLRYHQRIHTGERPYECNDCGKSFTQINHLIIHRRVHTGERPYECSECGKSFSHKSYLSQHQRVHTGERPYECSECGKSFTSGSALCYHQRVHTGEKPYECSECGKSFTNGPILIRHRRVHTGERPYECSECGKSFTQRNHLNIHQRVHTGERPYECNECGKSFTSGSALRYHQKVHIGERPYECRECEKSFTSTSALRCHQRVHTGERPFDCSECGKSFRDSSQLNQHQRVHTGEKPYECSDCGRSFSQNSYLSKHRRVHTGERPYECSECGKSFTSVSALGYHQRVHTGERPYECSECGKSFTNSSILIRHRRVHTGERPHECSECGKSFTQRIHLIIHRRVHTGERPFECSECGKSFTSRSTLHYHQRVHTGERPYDCSECGKSFSRKSNLSQHRRVHTGERP